A genomic segment from Desulfonatronum lacustre DSM 10312 encodes:
- the yihA gene encoding ribosome biogenesis GTP-binding protein YihA/YsxC, with amino-acid sequence MTSPELPQAPQSSSVSLEKTIYTLDQMERITVPQIALAGRSNVGKSSLLNCLANRKNLAKTSSVPGKTRSLNYYLVHPEHYYLVDLPGYGYAKRPKSERNAWGNLMRRFLTSNKGLVGLILVLDSRLPPQAPDKEMAGMALEQGLPLLPVLTKADKCSQREIAAAKRAWIELLGPEAAPVFFSAKTRQGRETLWEQIRLLISSQDHPLPELEAQ; translated from the coding sequence ATGACAAGCCCGGAACTCCCTCAAGCGCCACAATCCTCCAGCGTCAGCCTGGAAAAAACCATTTATACCCTGGACCAGATGGAACGGATCACCGTTCCGCAAATCGCCCTGGCCGGACGCTCCAACGTGGGCAAATCCTCCCTGTTGAACTGTCTGGCCAATCGAAAAAACCTAGCCAAGACCAGCTCGGTTCCGGGCAAAACCCGCAGCCTGAATTACTATCTGGTCCATCCGGAGCACTACTACCTGGTGGACCTGCCCGGATACGGCTACGCCAAACGCCCGAAAAGCGAGCGCAACGCCTGGGGCAATTTGATGCGGCGCTTTTTGACCAGCAACAAGGGCCTGGTGGGGCTGATCCTGGTTCTGGACAGCCGCCTGCCGCCCCAAGCCCCGGACAAGGAAATGGCGGGCATGGCCCTGGAGCAGGGCCTACCCCTCCTGCCCGTGCTCACCAAAGCGGACAAGTGCTCCCAGCGCGAAATCGCCGCCGCCAAGCGCGCCTGGATAGAGCTGCTGGGTCCGGAAGCCGCCCCGGTCTTCTTTTCCGCCAAGACCCGCCAGGGCCGGGAAACGCTCTGGGAACAGATCCGGCTGCTGATCTCTTCCCAAGACCACCCTTTGCCCGAGCTTGAGGCGCAATGA
- a CDS encoding type II toxin-antitoxin system VapC family toxin: protein MSGINFLLDTNFVLGLLKREERIIELASHRKIVPKFCGVSAITRMELLGFPGIASEEEQLLKERLSQFRYVPITREIENVVISLRRIRQIKLPDAIIAGTAFYLRAELLTLDQRLLALSFRLREIFDQTSPITD from the coding sequence GTGAGTGGGATTAACTTTTTGCTCGACACGAACTTCGTCCTAGGGCTGTTGAAACGGGAGGAGCGTATCATCGAACTGGCATCTCATCGCAAAATCGTGCCCAAATTTTGCGGAGTGAGCGCCATAACGCGGATGGAGCTACTTGGTTTTCCCGGCATTGCCTCGGAGGAGGAGCAGCTTCTCAAAGAGCGGTTGAGTCAATTTCGATATGTGCCGATCACGAGAGAAATAGAAAACGTCGTGATCTCGCTGCGCCGAATACGGCAGATCAAGCTTCCGGATGCAATCATCGCCGGAACGGCCTTCTATCTCCGTGCCGAATTGCTTACTCTTGACCAGAGGCTGCTTGCACTTTCGTTTCGGCTGAGGGAAATCTTCGACCAAACTTCGCCTATCACGGATTGA
- a CDS encoding acyl-CoA thioesterase codes for MQTTCTSDTSLTMAVQMLPQDANPYGSIHGGIIMKHIDTAAGIVAIRHVRGNAVTASIDRLDFHHPAYVGDLLMLKASVNLVGRTSIEVGVRVEAENLLTGEIRHTASAYLTFVALDKKGRPTPARPYHPTTPDEIHRFEEAKVRRAMRLAEKNRERAVDSSSRE; via the coding sequence ATGCAAACCACCTGCACTTCAGACACGTCCCTGACCATGGCCGTACAGATGCTGCCTCAGGACGCGAACCCGTACGGCAGCATCCACGGCGGAATCATCATGAAGCATATCGACACCGCCGCGGGCATCGTGGCCATCCGGCACGTCCGGGGCAACGCCGTGACCGCGTCCATCGACCGGCTGGATTTTCACCATCCGGCCTATGTCGGCGACCTGCTCATGCTCAAGGCCAGCGTCAACCTGGTGGGCCGGACGTCCATCGAGGTCGGGGTTCGGGTGGAGGCGGAAAACCTCCTGACCGGGGAAATCCGGCACACCGCCTCGGCCTATCTGACTTTCGTGGCCCTGGACAAAAAAGGCCGCCCCACCCCGGCCCGGCCCTACCACCCCACCACGCCGGATGAAATTCACCGTTTCGAAGAGGCCAAGGTTCGCCGGGCAATGCGGCTGGCTGAAAAGAACAGGGAACGGGCCGTCGACTCCTCGTCGCGTGAGTAG
- the lgt gene encoding prolipoprotein diacylglyceryl transferase produces the protein MYHPNIDPVAFALGPLEVRWYGLMYLIGFLAAWLLGHLRAKRPGSGWNPQELPDLITYCALGLLLGARLGYVLFYDFATFIDHPLEILKIWKGGMSFHGGLLGVMLAIWLYALRSRRSFFQVADFVAPLAPIGICAGRIGNFINGELWGRATDAPWGMIFADPNAGFIPRHPSQLYQAFLEGLVLFALLWSFSAKPRPTMAVSGLFALLYGVFRFSVEFFREPDAHLGFVAFDWMSMGQVLSLPMIALGGVLLWLAGRRKEEVRSQKPGVRR, from the coding sequence GTGTACCACCCGAATATTGATCCCGTGGCTTTCGCCCTTGGACCGCTGGAGGTCCGATGGTACGGCCTGATGTATCTGATCGGCTTTCTGGCGGCGTGGCTGCTGGGGCATCTGCGGGCCAAGCGGCCGGGGTCCGGTTGGAATCCCCAGGAACTGCCGGACCTGATCACCTATTGCGCCTTGGGGCTCTTACTGGGTGCACGGCTAGGGTACGTGCTGTTCTACGACTTCGCAACATTCATCGACCACCCCCTGGAAATCCTGAAGATATGGAAGGGCGGGATGTCCTTTCACGGCGGCCTGTTGGGCGTGATGCTGGCCATCTGGCTCTACGCCCTGCGCAGCCGACGGAGTTTTTTTCAGGTGGCCGATTTCGTGGCTCCGCTGGCGCCCATCGGGATCTGCGCCGGGCGGATCGGCAATTTCATCAACGGCGAGCTCTGGGGCCGGGCCACGGACGCCCCGTGGGGCATGATCTTCGCCGACCCGAACGCCGGATTCATTCCCCGGCACCCGTCCCAGTTGTACCAGGCCTTTCTGGAAGGCCTGGTCCTCTTCGCTTTGCTTTGGTCCTTCTCGGCCAAACCCCGCCCAACCATGGCCGTTTCCGGATTGTTCGCCCTGCTCTACGGCGTGTTCCGCTTCAGCGTGGAATTCTTCCGCGAACCGGACGCCCACCTCGGCTTTGTCGCCTTTGACTGGATGAGCATGGGCCAGGTTCTTTCCCTGCCCATGATCGCGTTGGGGGGGGTGTTGCTTTGGCTGGCGGGGAGGCGGAAGGAAGAGGTCAGGAGTCAGAAGCCAGGAGTCAGGAGATAG
- the argJ gene encoding bifunctional glutamate N-acetyltransferase/amino-acid acetyltransferase ArgJ: MIPVPRGFDFAVAEAGFKYAQRNDLTVIRSDAPCVWAATLTRNLFQAAPVLVVKELLASGSPDRPVRAVAVNAGQANACTGEQGLADCQDALAMTAEALGLSPEEILPASTGVIGDRIKLERWKQALPALGESLGRATALDAARAIMTTDKYPKLAWRSLSLGTGEVRVLGMAKGAGMICPNMATMLGFIICDAGVDQDWWREAVSTAVEHSFNRITVDGDTSTNDCVLALANGRAGVVRGKKELAALAKTLAEVCAELAGLIVQDAEGGTKVIHIRVSGAKSTRQAELAARAVGHSPLVKTAMYGQDPNWGRIVAALGRSGAEFNPDHVSVALAGQTIFHQGTPVPMDWDNLLAAALCRQDVHLDITLGRGQGRYTLQTSDLTEEYIRINAKYRT, encoded by the coding sequence ATGATTCCCGTCCCTCGAGGATTTGATTTCGCCGTGGCCGAAGCCGGCTTCAAATACGCCCAGCGCAACGACCTGACCGTGATCCGCAGCGACGCACCCTGCGTCTGGGCCGCCACGCTGACCCGCAACCTGTTCCAGGCCGCGCCGGTGTTGGTGGTCAAGGAATTGTTGGCCTCCGGCTCTCCGGACCGTCCGGTCCGGGCCGTGGCGGTCAACGCCGGACAGGCCAACGCCTGCACCGGGGAACAGGGGCTGGCGGACTGCCAGGACGCCCTGGCCATGACCGCCGAAGCCCTCGGACTGTCACCGGAGGAAATCCTCCCCGCCTCCACCGGGGTCATCGGCGACCGGATCAAGCTGGAACGCTGGAAGCAGGCCCTGCCGGCCCTGGGTGAAAGCCTGGGACGGGCCACGGCTCTTGACGCGGCCCGGGCGATCATGACCACGGACAAATACCCCAAACTGGCCTGGCGCTCCCTATCCTTGGGAACCGGAGAGGTCCGGGTCCTGGGCATGGCCAAGGGCGCGGGCATGATCTGCCCGAACATGGCCACCATGCTCGGCTTCATCATCTGCGACGCGGGAGTGGATCAAGACTGGTGGCGGGAAGCCGTGTCCACGGCCGTGGAGCACAGCTTCAACCGGATCACCGTGGACGGGGACACCAGCACCAACGACTGCGTCCTGGCCCTGGCCAACGGACGGGCCGGAGTGGTGCGGGGAAAAAAGGAACTGGCCGCGCTGGCCAAGACCCTGGCCGAAGTGTGCGCGGAACTGGCCGGCCTGATCGTCCAGGACGCCGAAGGCGGGACCAAGGTGATCCACATCCGGGTCAGCGGGGCCAAAAGCACCCGCCAGGCCGAACTGGCCGCCCGAGCCGTGGGCCACTCTCCGCTGGTCAAAACCGCGATGTACGGCCAGGACCCCAACTGGGGCCGGATCGTGGCCGCCCTGGGCCGCAGCGGAGCCGAATTCAACCCCGACCATGTCAGCGTGGCCCTGGCCGGACAAACCATCTTCCACCAAGGCACCCCGGTACCCATGGACTGGGACAATCTCCTGGCCGCGGCCCTCTGCCGCCAGGACGTCCACCTGGACATCACCCTGGGCCGCGGCCAGGGCCGCTACACCCTCCAGACCTCGGACCTGACCGAGGAGTACATCCGGATCAACGCGAAATATCGGACGTGA
- a CDS encoding sensor histidine kinase — MRKRFLTGLVLSCIAIILAVFGLALRADTELEKLVSSQFNEQQLGLTRQIAKDIQTNFQLLEQGLRLLAERRPALDQAGLDHYLSFFEEWGVLGIGLATPDKGALEPGTMLFSPREDVPASELSAGINRDAARLSTDRDPNQAMLGTPLALASGPFAGRFVAPLLLPSRPERPEVLFFLLDLQAVAARYAAGVRSGKTGYAWVIDHQGDFLFHVESDFHGQSSYTIRQARNPDISYERINQLVRTRLLRGEEGTDWYISGWHWDVSGEMRKLLAFSPVALPPGPDGERRFWSVGLAAPDTEVYGLMQPVVARQWLMVGLFFLAVLFAAAGFLFIALRWSETLKREVDAKTEHLRRSETELRRERDKVRQSMDQLLQTQEKLMLSERFAAIGEAAAHLSHEIKNPLLLMGGFAQQVRRTLSEDDPRVEKLGIIAGEAKRLEHLLVEVRDFTRPPRPSLVETALNELVRQVAGLFQEQAAAQGVTARLDLAPELPACPLDPNQIKQVLINLTKNALEAMPDGGELFISTGQDADFVRIEIKDTGRGIPEEIMKKLFHPFFSTKAKGTGLGLAVSYKLVQDHGGEITVWSAPDQGARFTVRLPLSGPTQPPPDQTSPDHSPTDSDSSTSTSPSGEPA; from the coding sequence ATGCGCAAACGCTTCCTGACCGGCCTCGTCCTTTCCTGCATCGCCATTATACTGGCCGTTTTCGGGTTGGCCCTGCGGGCGGACACCGAACTGGAAAAACTCGTCTCCAGCCAGTTCAACGAGCAACAACTCGGGCTGACCCGACAGATCGCCAAGGACATTCAGACAAACTTCCAGCTTCTGGAACAGGGCCTTCGGCTTCTCGCGGAACGTCGCCCGGCCCTGGATCAAGCCGGACTGGATCACTACCTCTCCTTTTTCGAGGAATGGGGAGTGTTGGGGATCGGACTGGCGACCCCGGACAAAGGCGCCCTTGAACCTGGAACCATGCTTTTCTCACCCCGAGAAGACGTTCCAGCCTCGGAACTATCGGCCGGCATCAACCGGGACGCGGCCCGGCTTTCCACCGATCGGGATCCGAACCAGGCCATGCTCGGAACTCCTCTCGCCCTCGCCTCCGGTCCATTTGCCGGACGCTTCGTGGCCCCCCTGCTCCTTCCTTCGAGGCCCGAACGCCCGGAGGTCTTGTTTTTTCTTTTGGATCTCCAGGCCGTGGCCGCGCGATACGCCGCGGGCGTCCGCTCCGGAAAGACCGGATACGCCTGGGTCATCGACCACCAGGGCGACTTCCTGTTCCATGTGGAAAGCGACTTTCACGGTCAAAGCTCCTATACGATCCGCCAAGCTCGAAACCCGGACATTTCCTACGAACGAATCAACCAGTTGGTACGAACCCGTCTGCTGCGCGGCGAGGAGGGAACGGACTGGTACATTTCGGGCTGGCACTGGGACGTGAGCGGGGAAATGCGCAAGCTCCTGGCCTTCAGCCCCGTGGCTCTGCCCCCAGGGCCCGACGGAGAGCGCCGCTTCTGGTCCGTGGGACTGGCCGCTCCGGACACCGAGGTCTATGGTTTGATGCAGCCGGTGGTGGCGCGGCAATGGTTGATGGTCGGGCTGTTTTTCCTGGCCGTGCTTTTTGCCGCCGCCGGATTCCTATTCATCGCCCTGCGCTGGTCTGAAACCTTGAAACGGGAAGTGGACGCCAAAACCGAGCACCTCCGGCGCTCGGAAACGGAATTGCGCAGGGAACGGGACAAGGTCCGCCAAAGCATGGACCAGCTGCTGCAAACCCAGGAAAAACTGATGCTCTCGGAGCGCTTCGCCGCCATTGGCGAAGCCGCGGCCCATCTCTCTCATGAGATCAAGAATCCCTTGCTGCTCATGGGCGGATTCGCCCAGCAGGTCCGACGCACCTTGTCCGAAGACGATCCGCGCGTGGAAAAGCTGGGAATCATCGCCGGGGAGGCCAAGCGGCTGGAGCATCTGCTCGTGGAGGTGCGCGACTTCACCCGGCCGCCCCGTCCTTCCTTGGTTGAAACCGCGCTCAACGAGCTGGTTCGGCAGGTGGCCGGCCTGTTCCAGGAGCAAGCCGCTGCCCAAGGCGTGACCGCCCGGCTGGATTTAGCCCCGGAGCTACCCGCATGTCCGCTGGACCCCAACCAAATCAAACAGGTACTGATCAACCTGACCAAAAACGCCCTGGAAGCCATGCCCGACGGCGGAGAACTGTTCATCAGCACCGGCCAGGACGCTGATTTCGTCCGGATCGAGATCAAGGACACCGGTCGGGGCATCCCGGAAGAAATCATGAAAAAACTCTTCCACCCCTTCTTCAGCACCAAGGCCAAAGGCACCGGCCTGGGGCTGGCCGTGAGCTACAAACTGGTCCAGGACCACGGCGGCGAGATCACGGTCTGGTCCGCCCCGGATCAAGGGGCGCGATTCACCGTCCGCCTGCCCTTGAGCGGCCCAACCCAGCCACCACCGGACCAGACATCACCGGATCATAGTCCGACCGACTCCGACTCATCCACCTCAACCTCGCCTTCAGGAGAACCCGCATGA
- a CDS encoding sigma-54-dependent transcriptional regulator — protein sequence MPRILIVDDDPEIRATMASLLRRQQIPSGQAASLDAARRTLRSESFDLLLLDVNLPDGSGLSLLPELKAQPNPPEVIILTGKGDPEGAELAIEGGVWDYLVKPASIKDINLSINRALKYKEQRDRTTPRTLDLSGMIGSSQAMRECFEVIAQAAVSDANVLITGETGVGKELAARTIHANSRRASCPFVVVDCAAMTDTLLESTLFGHRKGAFTGALADREGLVRQAHTGVLFLDELGELPLAMQKSLLRVLQERRFRPLGENREQESDFRLIAATNQNLDELIESGRFRQDLYFRVKTIKLQLPALRQRPEDIKPLATHFIQRLCVASGIKTKVFGSDFFAALADYDWPGNVRELGNVMERAFVASGVEKFLYAMHLPKDLRIKVTRARLTADKPEVRDGEPDFLEGAPLEGDLPSLKAFKAASEHRYLETLIRKTGGDIPRMLEISELSRSHFYALLKKYELEV from the coding sequence GTGCCGAGAATCCTGATCGTGGACGACGACCCTGAAATCCGCGCCACCATGGCCAGCCTGCTGCGCCGACAACAAATCCCCTCGGGCCAGGCCGCAAGCCTGGACGCCGCACGCCGCACGCTGCGATCCGAATCCTTCGACCTGCTACTCCTGGACGTGAACCTGCCCGACGGCAGCGGCCTGTCCCTGCTTCCGGAACTGAAGGCCCAACCCAATCCTCCGGAGGTGATCATCCTCACCGGCAAGGGGGACCCCGAAGGAGCGGAATTGGCCATCGAGGGCGGCGTCTGGGACTATCTGGTCAAACCCGCGTCCATCAAGGACATCAACCTGAGCATCAACCGGGCCTTGAAGTACAAGGAGCAACGCGACCGGACCACGCCACGAACCCTGGACCTCAGCGGGATGATCGGTTCCAGCCAGGCCATGCGGGAATGCTTCGAGGTCATCGCCCAGGCCGCGGTTTCCGACGCCAACGTGCTGATCACCGGGGAAACCGGAGTGGGCAAAGAACTGGCGGCTCGGACCATCCACGCCAACAGCCGCCGGGCTTCCTGCCCTTTCGTGGTCGTGGACTGCGCGGCCATGACCGACACGCTGCTGGAAAGCACCCTGTTCGGGCACCGCAAGGGCGCGTTCACCGGTGCGCTGGCGGACCGGGAAGGCCTTGTCCGCCAAGCCCATACCGGGGTTCTGTTCCTGGACGAGTTGGGGGAACTGCCGTTGGCCATGCAGAAGTCCCTGCTCCGGGTGCTTCAGGAGCGCCGGTTCCGCCCTCTGGGAGAAAACCGGGAGCAGGAGAGCGACTTCCGGTTGATCGCCGCTACCAATCAAAATCTGGACGAACTGATCGAATCCGGCAGGTTTCGCCAAGATCTCTACTTTCGGGTCAAGACCATCAAACTTCAACTGCCCGCCCTGCGCCAGCGCCCCGAGGACATCAAGCCCCTGGCCACCCACTTCATCCAGCGACTGTGCGTCGCTTCCGGGATCAAGACCAAGGTCTTCGGCTCGGATTTCTTCGCCGCCCTGGCCGATTACGACTGGCCGGGCAATGTCCGGGAACTGGGCAACGTCATGGAGCGGGCCTTCGTGGCCTCGGGCGTGGAAAAATTCCTCTACGCCATGCATCTGCCCAAGGATCTGCGCATCAAGGTGACCCGGGCGCGGCTGACGGCCGACAAGCCCGAGGTTCGTGACGGCGAACCGGATTTCCTGGAAGGCGCACCTCTTGAAGGCGACTTGCCGTCCCTCAAGGCGTTCAAGGCCGCCAGCGAACACCGCTACTTGGAAACCCTGATTCGCAAAACCGGCGGCGACATCCCCCGGATGCTCGAAATTTCCGAGTTGTCGCGCTCCCACTTCTACGCGTTGTTGAAGAAGTACGAACTGGAGGTTTGA